A single genomic interval of Cygnus atratus isolate AKBS03 ecotype Queensland, Australia chromosome 22, CAtr_DNAZoo_HiC_assembly, whole genome shotgun sequence harbors:
- the TRAPPC4 gene encoding trafficking protein particle complex subunit 4 isoform X1: MAIFSVYVVNKAGGLIYQLDHYVPRSDTEKTFSFPLDLVLRPRDERVVVAFGQRDGIRVGHAVLAINGAEVSGRCTADGKDVLEFLSNPANYPVSIRFGRHRLSSNEKLMLASMFHSLFAIGSQLSPEVGSSGIEMLETDTFKLHCFQTLTGIKFVVLADPRQAGIDSLLRKIYEIYSDFALKNPFYSLEMPIRCELFDQNLKLALEVAEKAGSFGPGS, translated from the exons ATGGCGATCTTCAGCGTGTACGTGGTGAACAAGGCGGGAGGCCTCATCTACCAGCTGGACCACTACGTGCCGCGCAGCGACACCGAGAAGACCTTCAGCTTCCCGCTCGACCTCGTCCTGCGCCCGCGCGACGAGCGCGTCGTCGTCGCCTTCGGGCAGCGCGACGGCATCCGCG TGGGCCACGCCGTGCTCGCCATCAACGGCGCCGAGGTCAGCGGGCGCTGCACGGCCGACGGCAAGGACGTGCTGGAGTTCCTGAGCAACCCCGCCAACTACCCGGTGTCCATCCGCTTCGGCCGCCACCGGCTCTCCTCCAACGAGAAGCTGATGCTGGCCTCCATGTTCCACTC GCTGTTCGCCATCGGGTCGCAGCTCTCCCCCGAGGTGGGCAGCTCCGGCATCGAGATGCTGGAGACCGACACCTTCAAGCTGCACTGCTTCCAGACGCTGACAG GGATCAAATTCGTAGTGCTCGCTGACCCCAGGCAAGCTGGGATAGACTCCCTTCTTCGCAAGATCTATGAGATTTACTCCGACTTCGCTCTGAAGAATCCTTTCTACTCCCTGGAGATGCCAATCAG atGTGAATTGTTTGATCAGAACTTGAAGCTTGCTTTGGAGGTAGCAGAGAAAGCTGGATCGTTTGGACCTGGATCATAG
- the TRAPPC4 gene encoding trafficking protein particle complex subunit 4 isoform X2 yields the protein MAIFSVYVVNKAGGLIYQLDHYVPRSDTEKTFSFPLDLVLRPRDERVVVAFGQRDGIRVGHAVLAINGAEVSGRCTADGKDVLEFLSNPANYPVSIRFGRHRLSSNEKLMLASMLFAIGSQLSPEVGSSGIEMLETDTFKLHCFQTLTGIKFVVLADPRQAGIDSLLRKIYEIYSDFALKNPFYSLEMPIRCELFDQNLKLALEVAEKAGSFGPGS from the exons ATGGCGATCTTCAGCGTGTACGTGGTGAACAAGGCGGGAGGCCTCATCTACCAGCTGGACCACTACGTGCCGCGCAGCGACACCGAGAAGACCTTCAGCTTCCCGCTCGACCTCGTCCTGCGCCCGCGCGACGAGCGCGTCGTCGTCGCCTTCGGGCAGCGCGACGGCATCCGCG TGGGCCACGCCGTGCTCGCCATCAACGGCGCCGAGGTCAGCGGGCGCTGCACGGCCGACGGCAAGGACGTGCTGGAGTTCCTGAGCAACCCCGCCAACTACCCGGTGTCCATCCGCTTCGGCCGCCACCGGCTCTCCTCCAACGAGAAGCTGATGCTGGCCTCCAT GCTGTTCGCCATCGGGTCGCAGCTCTCCCCCGAGGTGGGCAGCTCCGGCATCGAGATGCTGGAGACCGACACCTTCAAGCTGCACTGCTTCCAGACGCTGACAG GGATCAAATTCGTAGTGCTCGCTGACCCCAGGCAAGCTGGGATAGACTCCCTTCTTCGCAAGATCTATGAGATTTACTCCGACTTCGCTCTGAAGAATCCTTTCTACTCCCTGGAGATGCCAATCAG atGTGAATTGTTTGATCAGAACTTGAAGCTTGCTTTGGAGGTAGCAGAGAAAGCTGGATCGTTTGGACCTGGATCATAG